In Carettochelys insculpta isolate YL-2023 chromosome 31, ASM3395843v1, whole genome shotgun sequence, a single window of DNA contains:
- the CCAR2 gene encoding cell cycle and apoptosis regulator protein 2 isoform X1, with the protein MAQFKRQKPLRAGNLQGARPFSGTHTTSLLGPPPGHLLNPPVSADIIQNARHLQVGEKQRVFTGIVTSLHDYFGVVDEEVFFQLSVVKGRLPQIGEKVLVKAVYNPSQSVPWNAMKVQTLSNQPLLQAPTPLLHVASLGQKQGILGAQPQLLFQPHRIPPLFPQKPMSLFQSSPSLHLGHLGRYPGRGPKGRQDSGRWDDLDSKKRKQKGGEPWGVKKPRHDPPQYRVYFARYAVDSPFCDALEILRRYCSIQLPREFYDVRLCWLDTFPLTQPLTLRHPSRIWVAEPGEEVPETEEVVMPEDTDAAFSAKVMLLSSPGLEEFYRHCLLYIDDPSEQKESPEHPTKQIKFLLGRKEDEAVLIGGAWSPSLDGPEPESDPMVLVRTAIRCTKAQTGLDLSACTKWFRFAEFRYLQQGDPLQRETVVVFVPAIWSCMPSLEEWEAMCQQKAERAPPPPSCPEEKGEMVSGGGWLKAKSCEGEGSISSLANNHCDVFEQEVEAPKQDAADPVPEPEAPTPPMEPAVVAHPRCVMQGGQWSCSNLSLCTLLEYRRRREKISFEVAVVAELFQEMLQRDFGYKLYKALLALPEKEEPAEAKQPEKEEEEEKEVQVPENLKAEEEEEEPREQEPVQTHQDQEEVALVAESVEAAEQKPACSDGAKVATEDEKAKGDCKVEPKDSTDELCMLSLEDDLLLLREDEEDDFGKWAAGECVCVCVHSLWPLQTTGVSSCPSGVKLEDAEVRSIASNQSEMEFSSLHDMQPKELDPSAVLPLDALLAFIYFDLNFCGYLHRRDLEKILMTVGLHLCKEQVKQLVNRVVTQYVCQYRSLHYNRQDSLDHVPQEGLLGNLALLPASNTLPEVCAQPKAAVEHGDLISHHGTVLNLGKLLEKAEQTESSRLYLESKIHTLEVKLEEAHLRFSATESTNKGLTTELQELQHKLAEMEEQVKSAERQKANFQRLLQENKKRLVPLQLEIQKIVEKTSNCLEKKEEPAVSN; encoded by the exons ATGGCCCAGTTCAAGCGCCAGAAGCCGCTGCGAGCCGGCAACCTGCAAGGAGCAAGGCCATTCTCAG GGACACACACAACCTCCTTATTGGGACCTCCACCTGGCCATCTGTTAAACCCTCCTGTCTCAGCAGATATTATCCAGAATGCACGGCACCTGCAG GTGGGTGAGAAGCAGCGAGTCTTCACAGGCATTGTCACCAGCCTGCATGACTACTTTGGGGTGGTGGATGAAGAGGTCTTCTTCCAGCTGAG tgTGGTAAAGGGCCGGTTACCTCAGATTGGTGAGAAAGTGCTGGTGAAGGCTGTCTACAATCCAAGCCAATCAGTGCCGTGGAATGCCATGAAAGTCCAGACATTGTCCAATCAG CCTCTCCTGCAAGCTCCTACCCCTCTCCTGCATGTGGCATCCTTAGGCCAAAAGCAAGGCATCCTGGGAGCCCAACCCCAGCTGCTGTTCCAGCCTCACAGGATCcctcctctctttccccagaAAC CAATGAGCCTCTTCCAGTCATCCCCTTCGCTACATCTGGGCCACCTTGGGAGATATCCTGGTCGGGGCCCAAAGGGCAGGCAGGACTCAGGCAGATG GGATGATTTGGATTCAAAGAAGCGGAAGCAGAAAGGTGGTGAACCGTGGGGAGTGAAAAAGCCACGCCACGATCCTCCACAATACCGGGTCTACTTCGCACGCTATGCTGTGGACAG CCCCTTCTGTGATGCTCTTGAAATCCTGAGACGCTACTGCAGCATCCAACTGCCCCGAGAATTCTACGATGTCCGCCTGTGCTGGCTGGATACATTCCCACTCACCCAGCCACTGACCTTGAGGCACCCTAGTCGCATCTGGGTGGCTGAGCCGGGGGAAGAGGTACCAGAGACAGAGGAGGTTGTCATGCCAGAGGACACAGATGCTGCATTCAGTGCTAAG GTGATGCTGCTGTCTTCCCCGGGCTTAGAGGAGTTTTACCGCCATTGCCTGTTATATATTGACGATCCCAGCGAGCAGAAAGAGAGTCCGGAGCACCCCACGAAGCAAATAAAG TTCTTGCTGGGGAGGAAAGAAGATGAAGCTGTGCTGATTGGAGGGGCGTGGTCACCTTCTCTGGATGGCCCTGAGCCAGAGTCTGATCCCATGGTTCTGGTTCGCACAGCCATTCGCTGCACCAAGGCCCAGACTGGCCTGGATCTGAGTGCCTGCACGAAGTg GTTCCGTTTTGCTGAGTTCAGGTACCTGCAGCAGGGAGACCCATTGCAGCGGGAGACTGTGGTGGTCTTTGTGCCAGCCATCTGGAGCTGCATGCCTTCCCTGGAAGAGTGGGAGGCCATGTGCCAACAGAAGGCAGAAAGGGCTCCTCCACCGCCTTCCTGCCCTGAGGAGAAAGGCGAGATGGTGAGTGGGGGGGGCTGGCTTAAAGCAAAGAGCTGTGAGGGGGAAGGGTCCATCAGTTCATTAGCAAATAATCATTGTGATGTTTTCGAGCAGGAAGTGGAGGCCCCCAAGCAGGATGCTGCTGACCCAGTGCCTGAACCAGAAGCTCCCACTCCCCCCATGGAACCTGCCGTTGTTGCCCACCCCAGATGTGTGATGCAGGGGGGCCAGTGGAGCTGTTCCAACCTCTCACTCTGCACCCTGCTGGAGTACAGGAGACGAAGGGAGAAGATCTCATTTGAG gtggcagtggtggcagaacTCTTCCAGGAGATGCTGCAGCGGGATTTTGGCTACAAGCTTTACAAAGCACTGCTGGCCCTGCCAGAGAAGGAAGAGCCAGCTGAGGCAAAGcagccagagaaggaggaggaggaggagaaagaggtcCAGGTCCCAGAAAATCTcaaggctgaggaggaggaggaggaacccagggagcaggAGCCTGTGCAG ACTCATCAAGATCAGGAGGAGGTAGCACTGGTAGCAGAGAGTGTGGAAGCGGCAGAGCAGAAGCCAGCTTGCAGTGATGGTGCCAAGGTGGCCACAGAGGATGAGAAGGCCAAAGGTGACTGCAAAGTGGAGCCCAAAGACTCAACTGATGAGCTGTGCATGCTGAGTCTAGAGGAtgacctgctgctgctgagggaggATGAGGAAGATGACTTTGGTAAGTGGGCAgcaggggagtgtgtgtgtgtgtgcgtgcatagCCTCTGGCCACTGCAGACAACTGGGGTATCTTCCTGTCCTTCAGGTGTCAAGTTAGAAGATGCTGAGGTGAGATCCATTGCTTCCAACCAGTCCGAGATGGAGTTCTCCTCACTTCATGACATG CAGCCCAAGGAACTGGACCCAAGTGCTGTCCTGCCCCTTGATGCCCTCCTGGCCTTCATCTACTTCGATTTGAATTTCTGTGGCTACCTGCACAGAAGAGACCTTGAAAAGATCCTCATGACAGTGGGGCTACATCTGTGCAAGGAGCAGGTGAAGCAGCTTGTGAATAGAGTAGTGACTCAGTATGTGTGCCAGTACAGGAGCCTGCACTACAACCGCCAGGATAGCCTTGACCATGTCCCTCAGGAGGGGCTTTTAG GGAATCTTGCCCTGTTGCCTGCCTCAAACACCCTGCCAGAGGTTTGTGCCCAGCCCAAGGCAGCAGTAGAGCATGGGGACCTTATCTCCCACCATGGGACTGTGCTCAACTTGGGCAAGCTGCTGGAGAAAGCAGAGCAAACAGAAAGCAGCCGCCTGTACCTTGAGAGCAAAATCCACACCCTGGAGGTCAAGCTGG AGGAAGCCCACCTCCGTTTCTCAGCAACAGAGTCAACTAACAAAGGGCTGACTACTGAGCTGCAAGAGTTGCAGCACAAGCTGGCTGAGATGGAGGAGCAGGTGAAATCAGCAGAGCGACAGAAAGCCAACTTCCAAAGATTGCTGCAGGAGAACAAAAAACGCCTGGTTCCCTTACAGTTGGAGATACAGAAGATTGTTGAGAAG ACTAGTAACTGCTTAGAGAAGAAGGAGGAACCTGCAGTTAGCAACTGA
- the CCAR2 gene encoding cell cycle and apoptosis regulator protein 2 isoform X3, with translation MAQFKRQKPLRAGNLQGARPFSGTHTTSLLGPPPGHLLNPPVSADIIQNARHLQVGEKQRVFTGIVTSLHDYFGVVDEEVFFQLSVVKGRLPQIGEKVLVKAVYNPSQSVPWNAMKVQTLSNQPLLQAPTPLLHVASLGQKQGILGAQPQLLFQPHRIPPLFPQKPMSLFQSSPSLHLGHLGRYPGRGPKGRQDSGRWDDLDSKKRKQKGGEPWGVKKPRHDPPQYRVYFARYAVDSPFCDALEILRRYCSIQLPREFYDVRLCWLDTFPLTQPLTLRHPSRIWVAEPGEEVPETEEVVMPEDTDAAFSAKVMLLSSPGLEEFYRHCLLYIDDPSEQKESPEHPTKQIKFLLGRKEDEAVLIGGAWSPSLDGPEPESDPMVLVRTAIRCTKAQTGLDLSACTKWFRFAEFRYLQQGDPLQRETVVVFVPAIWSCMPSLEEWEAMCQQKAERAPPPPSCPEEKGEMVSGGGWLKAKSCEGEGSISSLANNHCDVFEQEVEAPKQDAADPVPEPEAPTPPMEPAVVAHPRCVMQGGQWSCSNLSLCTLLEYRRRREKISFEVAVVAELFQEMLQRDFGYKLYKALLALPEKEEPAEAKQPEKEEEEEKEVQVPENLKAEEEEEEPREQEPVQTHQDQEEVALVAESVEAAEQKPACSDGAKVATEDEKAKGDCKVEPKDSTDELCMLSLEDDLLLLREDEEDDFGVKLEDAEVRSIASNQSEMEFSSLHDMPKELDPSAVLPLDALLAFIYFDLNFCGYLHRRDLEKILMTVGLHLCKEQVKQLVNRVVTQYVCQYRSLHYNRQDSLDHVPQEGLLGNLALLPASNTLPEVCAQPKAAVEHGDLISHHGTVLNLGKLLEKAEQTESSRLYLESKIHTLEVKLEEAHLRFSATESTNKGLTTELQELQHKLAEMEEQVKSAERQKANFQRLLQENKKRLVPLQLEIQKIVEKTSNCLEKKEEPAVSN, from the exons ATGGCCCAGTTCAAGCGCCAGAAGCCGCTGCGAGCCGGCAACCTGCAAGGAGCAAGGCCATTCTCAG GGACACACACAACCTCCTTATTGGGACCTCCACCTGGCCATCTGTTAAACCCTCCTGTCTCAGCAGATATTATCCAGAATGCACGGCACCTGCAG GTGGGTGAGAAGCAGCGAGTCTTCACAGGCATTGTCACCAGCCTGCATGACTACTTTGGGGTGGTGGATGAAGAGGTCTTCTTCCAGCTGAG tgTGGTAAAGGGCCGGTTACCTCAGATTGGTGAGAAAGTGCTGGTGAAGGCTGTCTACAATCCAAGCCAATCAGTGCCGTGGAATGCCATGAAAGTCCAGACATTGTCCAATCAG CCTCTCCTGCAAGCTCCTACCCCTCTCCTGCATGTGGCATCCTTAGGCCAAAAGCAAGGCATCCTGGGAGCCCAACCCCAGCTGCTGTTCCAGCCTCACAGGATCcctcctctctttccccagaAAC CAATGAGCCTCTTCCAGTCATCCCCTTCGCTACATCTGGGCCACCTTGGGAGATATCCTGGTCGGGGCCCAAAGGGCAGGCAGGACTCAGGCAGATG GGATGATTTGGATTCAAAGAAGCGGAAGCAGAAAGGTGGTGAACCGTGGGGAGTGAAAAAGCCACGCCACGATCCTCCACAATACCGGGTCTACTTCGCACGCTATGCTGTGGACAG CCCCTTCTGTGATGCTCTTGAAATCCTGAGACGCTACTGCAGCATCCAACTGCCCCGAGAATTCTACGATGTCCGCCTGTGCTGGCTGGATACATTCCCACTCACCCAGCCACTGACCTTGAGGCACCCTAGTCGCATCTGGGTGGCTGAGCCGGGGGAAGAGGTACCAGAGACAGAGGAGGTTGTCATGCCAGAGGACACAGATGCTGCATTCAGTGCTAAG GTGATGCTGCTGTCTTCCCCGGGCTTAGAGGAGTTTTACCGCCATTGCCTGTTATATATTGACGATCCCAGCGAGCAGAAAGAGAGTCCGGAGCACCCCACGAAGCAAATAAAG TTCTTGCTGGGGAGGAAAGAAGATGAAGCTGTGCTGATTGGAGGGGCGTGGTCACCTTCTCTGGATGGCCCTGAGCCAGAGTCTGATCCCATGGTTCTGGTTCGCACAGCCATTCGCTGCACCAAGGCCCAGACTGGCCTGGATCTGAGTGCCTGCACGAAGTg GTTCCGTTTTGCTGAGTTCAGGTACCTGCAGCAGGGAGACCCATTGCAGCGGGAGACTGTGGTGGTCTTTGTGCCAGCCATCTGGAGCTGCATGCCTTCCCTGGAAGAGTGGGAGGCCATGTGCCAACAGAAGGCAGAAAGGGCTCCTCCACCGCCTTCCTGCCCTGAGGAGAAAGGCGAGATGGTGAGTGGGGGGGGCTGGCTTAAAGCAAAGAGCTGTGAGGGGGAAGGGTCCATCAGTTCATTAGCAAATAATCATTGTGATGTTTTCGAGCAGGAAGTGGAGGCCCCCAAGCAGGATGCTGCTGACCCAGTGCCTGAACCAGAAGCTCCCACTCCCCCCATGGAACCTGCCGTTGTTGCCCACCCCAGATGTGTGATGCAGGGGGGCCAGTGGAGCTGTTCCAACCTCTCACTCTGCACCCTGCTGGAGTACAGGAGACGAAGGGAGAAGATCTCATTTGAG gtggcagtggtggcagaacTCTTCCAGGAGATGCTGCAGCGGGATTTTGGCTACAAGCTTTACAAAGCACTGCTGGCCCTGCCAGAGAAGGAAGAGCCAGCTGAGGCAAAGcagccagagaaggaggaggaggaggagaaagaggtcCAGGTCCCAGAAAATCTcaaggctgaggaggaggaggaggaacccagggagcaggAGCCTGTGCAG ACTCATCAAGATCAGGAGGAGGTAGCACTGGTAGCAGAGAGTGTGGAAGCGGCAGAGCAGAAGCCAGCTTGCAGTGATGGTGCCAAGGTGGCCACAGAGGATGAGAAGGCCAAAGGTGACTGCAAAGTGGAGCCCAAAGACTCAACTGATGAGCTGTGCATGCTGAGTCTAGAGGAtgacctgctgctgctgagggaggATGAGGAAGATGACTTTG GTGTCAAGTTAGAAGATGCTGAGGTGAGATCCATTGCTTCCAACCAGTCCGAGATGGAGTTCTCCTCACTTCATGACATG CCCAAGGAACTGGACCCAAGTGCTGTCCTGCCCCTTGATGCCCTCCTGGCCTTCATCTACTTCGATTTGAATTTCTGTGGCTACCTGCACAGAAGAGACCTTGAAAAGATCCTCATGACAGTGGGGCTACATCTGTGCAAGGAGCAGGTGAAGCAGCTTGTGAATAGAGTAGTGACTCAGTATGTGTGCCAGTACAGGAGCCTGCACTACAACCGCCAGGATAGCCTTGACCATGTCCCTCAGGAGGGGCTTTTAG GGAATCTTGCCCTGTTGCCTGCCTCAAACACCCTGCCAGAGGTTTGTGCCCAGCCCAAGGCAGCAGTAGAGCATGGGGACCTTATCTCCCACCATGGGACTGTGCTCAACTTGGGCAAGCTGCTGGAGAAAGCAGAGCAAACAGAAAGCAGCCGCCTGTACCTTGAGAGCAAAATCCACACCCTGGAGGTCAAGCTGG AGGAAGCCCACCTCCGTTTCTCAGCAACAGAGTCAACTAACAAAGGGCTGACTACTGAGCTGCAAGAGTTGCAGCACAAGCTGGCTGAGATGGAGGAGCAGGTGAAATCAGCAGAGCGACAGAAAGCCAACTTCCAAAGATTGCTGCAGGAGAACAAAAAACGCCTGGTTCCCTTACAGTTGGAGATACAGAAGATTGTTGAGAAG ACTAGTAACTGCTTAGAGAAGAAGGAGGAACCTGCAGTTAGCAACTGA
- the CCAR2 gene encoding cell cycle and apoptosis regulator protein 2 isoform X4, whose product MAQFKRQKPLRAGNLQGARPFSGTHTTSLLGPPPGHLLNPPVSADIIQNARHLQVGEKQRVFTGIVTSLHDYFGVVDEEVFFQLSVVKGRLPQIGEKVLVKAVYNPSQSVPWNAMKVQTLSNQPLLQAPTPLLHVASLGQKQGILGAQPQLLFQPHRIPPLFPQKPMSLFQSSPSLHLGHLGRYPGRGPKGRQDSGRWDDLDSKKRKQKGGEPWGVKKPRHDPPQYRVYFARYAVDSPFCDALEILRRYCSIQLPREFYDVRLCWLDTFPLTQPLTLRHPSRIWVAEPGEEVPETEEVVMPEDTDAAFSAKVMLLSSPGLEEFYRHCLLYIDDPSEQKESPEHPTKQIKFLLGRKEDEAVLIGGAWSPSLDGPEPESDPMVLVRTAIRCTKAQTGLDLSACTKWFRFAEFRYLQQGDPLQRETVVVFVPAIWSCMPSLEEWEAMCQQKAERAPPPPSCPEEKGEMEVEAPKQDAADPVPEPEAPTPPMEPAVVAHPRCVMQGGQWSCSNLSLCTLLEYRRRREKISFEVAVVAELFQEMLQRDFGYKLYKALLALPEKEEPAEAKQPEKEEEEEKEVQVPENLKAEEEEEEPREQEPVQTHQDQEEVALVAESVEAAEQKPACSDGAKVATEDEKAKGDCKVEPKDSTDELCMLSLEDDLLLLREDEEDDFGKWAAGECVCVCVHSLWPLQTTGVSSCPSGVKLEDAEVRSIASNQSEMEFSSLHDMQPKELDPSAVLPLDALLAFIYFDLNFCGYLHRRDLEKILMTVGLHLCKEQVKQLVNRVVTQYVCQYRSLHYNRQDSLDHVPQEGLLGNLALLPASNTLPEVCAQPKAAVEHGDLISHHGTVLNLGKLLEKAEQTESSRLYLESKIHTLEVKLEEAHLRFSATESTNKGLTTELQELQHKLAEMEEQVKSAERQKANFQRLLQENKKRLVPLQLEIQKIVEKTSNCLEKKEEPAVSN is encoded by the exons ATGGCCCAGTTCAAGCGCCAGAAGCCGCTGCGAGCCGGCAACCTGCAAGGAGCAAGGCCATTCTCAG GGACACACACAACCTCCTTATTGGGACCTCCACCTGGCCATCTGTTAAACCCTCCTGTCTCAGCAGATATTATCCAGAATGCACGGCACCTGCAG GTGGGTGAGAAGCAGCGAGTCTTCACAGGCATTGTCACCAGCCTGCATGACTACTTTGGGGTGGTGGATGAAGAGGTCTTCTTCCAGCTGAG tgTGGTAAAGGGCCGGTTACCTCAGATTGGTGAGAAAGTGCTGGTGAAGGCTGTCTACAATCCAAGCCAATCAGTGCCGTGGAATGCCATGAAAGTCCAGACATTGTCCAATCAG CCTCTCCTGCAAGCTCCTACCCCTCTCCTGCATGTGGCATCCTTAGGCCAAAAGCAAGGCATCCTGGGAGCCCAACCCCAGCTGCTGTTCCAGCCTCACAGGATCcctcctctctttccccagaAAC CAATGAGCCTCTTCCAGTCATCCCCTTCGCTACATCTGGGCCACCTTGGGAGATATCCTGGTCGGGGCCCAAAGGGCAGGCAGGACTCAGGCAGATG GGATGATTTGGATTCAAAGAAGCGGAAGCAGAAAGGTGGTGAACCGTGGGGAGTGAAAAAGCCACGCCACGATCCTCCACAATACCGGGTCTACTTCGCACGCTATGCTGTGGACAG CCCCTTCTGTGATGCTCTTGAAATCCTGAGACGCTACTGCAGCATCCAACTGCCCCGAGAATTCTACGATGTCCGCCTGTGCTGGCTGGATACATTCCCACTCACCCAGCCACTGACCTTGAGGCACCCTAGTCGCATCTGGGTGGCTGAGCCGGGGGAAGAGGTACCAGAGACAGAGGAGGTTGTCATGCCAGAGGACACAGATGCTGCATTCAGTGCTAAG GTGATGCTGCTGTCTTCCCCGGGCTTAGAGGAGTTTTACCGCCATTGCCTGTTATATATTGACGATCCCAGCGAGCAGAAAGAGAGTCCGGAGCACCCCACGAAGCAAATAAAG TTCTTGCTGGGGAGGAAAGAAGATGAAGCTGTGCTGATTGGAGGGGCGTGGTCACCTTCTCTGGATGGCCCTGAGCCAGAGTCTGATCCCATGGTTCTGGTTCGCACAGCCATTCGCTGCACCAAGGCCCAGACTGGCCTGGATCTGAGTGCCTGCACGAAGTg GTTCCGTTTTGCTGAGTTCAGGTACCTGCAGCAGGGAGACCCATTGCAGCGGGAGACTGTGGTGGTCTTTGTGCCAGCCATCTGGAGCTGCATGCCTTCCCTGGAAGAGTGGGAGGCCATGTGCCAACAGAAGGCAGAAAGGGCTCCTCCACCGCCTTCCTGCCCTGAGGAGAAAGGCGAGATG GAAGTGGAGGCCCCCAAGCAGGATGCTGCTGACCCAGTGCCTGAACCAGAAGCTCCCACTCCCCCCATGGAACCTGCCGTTGTTGCCCACCCCAGATGTGTGATGCAGGGGGGCCAGTGGAGCTGTTCCAACCTCTCACTCTGCACCCTGCTGGAGTACAGGAGACGAAGGGAGAAGATCTCATTTGAG gtggcagtggtggcagaacTCTTCCAGGAGATGCTGCAGCGGGATTTTGGCTACAAGCTTTACAAAGCACTGCTGGCCCTGCCAGAGAAGGAAGAGCCAGCTGAGGCAAAGcagccagagaaggaggaggaggaggagaaagaggtcCAGGTCCCAGAAAATCTcaaggctgaggaggaggaggaggaacccagggagcaggAGCCTGTGCAG ACTCATCAAGATCAGGAGGAGGTAGCACTGGTAGCAGAGAGTGTGGAAGCGGCAGAGCAGAAGCCAGCTTGCAGTGATGGTGCCAAGGTGGCCACAGAGGATGAGAAGGCCAAAGGTGACTGCAAAGTGGAGCCCAAAGACTCAACTGATGAGCTGTGCATGCTGAGTCTAGAGGAtgacctgctgctgctgagggaggATGAGGAAGATGACTTTGGTAAGTGGGCAgcaggggagtgtgtgtgtgtgtgcgtgcatagCCTCTGGCCACTGCAGACAACTGGGGTATCTTCCTGTCCTTCAGGTGTCAAGTTAGAAGATGCTGAGGTGAGATCCATTGCTTCCAACCAGTCCGAGATGGAGTTCTCCTCACTTCATGACATG CAGCCCAAGGAACTGGACCCAAGTGCTGTCCTGCCCCTTGATGCCCTCCTGGCCTTCATCTACTTCGATTTGAATTTCTGTGGCTACCTGCACAGAAGAGACCTTGAAAAGATCCTCATGACAGTGGGGCTACATCTGTGCAAGGAGCAGGTGAAGCAGCTTGTGAATAGAGTAGTGACTCAGTATGTGTGCCAGTACAGGAGCCTGCACTACAACCGCCAGGATAGCCTTGACCATGTCCCTCAGGAGGGGCTTTTAG GGAATCTTGCCCTGTTGCCTGCCTCAAACACCCTGCCAGAGGTTTGTGCCCAGCCCAAGGCAGCAGTAGAGCATGGGGACCTTATCTCCCACCATGGGACTGTGCTCAACTTGGGCAAGCTGCTGGAGAAAGCAGAGCAAACAGAAAGCAGCCGCCTGTACCTTGAGAGCAAAATCCACACCCTGGAGGTCAAGCTGG AGGAAGCCCACCTCCGTTTCTCAGCAACAGAGTCAACTAACAAAGGGCTGACTACTGAGCTGCAAGAGTTGCAGCACAAGCTGGCTGAGATGGAGGAGCAGGTGAAATCAGCAGAGCGACAGAAAGCCAACTTCCAAAGATTGCTGCAGGAGAACAAAAAACGCCTGGTTCCCTTACAGTTGGAGATACAGAAGATTGTTGAGAAG ACTAGTAACTGCTTAGAGAAGAAGGAGGAACCTGCAGTTAGCAACTGA